One segment of Acidobacteriota bacterium DNA contains the following:
- a CDS encoding type IIA DNA topoisomerase subunit B — translation MSRSYTARDITVLEGLEPVRKRPGMYIGGVGTAGLHHLVWEILDNAVDEAMNGFASTIMVTLHRDGSSITIADDGRGIPVDPHPKTRKSALEVIFTMLHAGGKFEHSSYKTAGGLHGVGASVVNALSKELVATVKRDGALWEQRFRQGRPLGPIKRLGAARGTGTTVYFHPDPIVFPKVEFEAAVIRERLEIASFIHKGLRITFDDQVAGEKTVFEHHDGLVDYVRKILVERGARPVHDVAFSVSRDNGLRLDLVLQWTEATDEHVRSYVNGIPTGSGGTHENGLRAGIGKAVRNFIETHNLSPKGVTLSADDIREGLVGVLSLFVAEPQFQGQTKDRLNNPEVLSLVDSLVRPALEHWLNHNISVAEAIVARIILAARAREASRAAQQDVVRKTATSNRLNLPGKLSDCTSPGAHDSELFVVEGDSAGGSAKQGRDRTRQAILPLRGKVLNTESASLARVLENKELTDLVTALGCGLGKTFDLARLRYGRVIILADADSDGHHIATLLLTFIYRHLPQLITAGKVFVAQPPLYRIDAGKDTYWALDEAHKADILARVSGRARPEITRFKGLGEMMPKVLWETTLNPKTRRLLRVDVVDPIVTDRVINELMGKDASARFRFIMERAEDARELDV, via the coding sequence ATGAGCCGTTCGTATACCGCAAGAGACATCACCGTGCTCGAGGGCCTCGAGCCGGTACGGAAGCGCCCGGGCATGTACATCGGCGGCGTCGGCACCGCCGGGCTGCACCACCTCGTCTGGGAGATCCTCGACAACGCCGTCGACGAGGCGATGAACGGCTTCGCGTCGACCATCATGGTGACGCTGCATCGCGACGGGTCGTCGATCACCATCGCCGACGACGGTCGCGGCATCCCGGTCGACCCCCACCCCAAGACGCGCAAGAGCGCGCTCGAGGTGATCTTCACGATGCTGCACGCGGGCGGCAAGTTCGAGCACTCGAGCTACAAGACGGCCGGCGGCCTGCACGGCGTCGGGGCGAGCGTGGTCAACGCCCTGTCGAAGGAGCTCGTCGCCACGGTGAAGCGCGATGGCGCGCTGTGGGAGCAGCGTTTCAGGCAGGGACGGCCGCTCGGCCCGATCAAGCGGCTCGGAGCGGCCCGGGGCACGGGCACGACCGTGTACTTCCATCCCGATCCCATCGTCTTTCCGAAGGTCGAGTTCGAGGCCGCCGTCATCCGCGAGCGCCTCGAGATCGCGAGCTTCATCCACAAGGGCCTCAGGATCACCTTCGACGATCAGGTCGCCGGGGAGAAGACGGTCTTCGAGCACCACGACGGGCTCGTCGACTACGTCAGGAAGATCCTCGTCGAGCGAGGGGCCCGCCCGGTGCACGATGTCGCCTTCTCGGTCTCGCGTGACAACGGGCTGCGGCTCGACCTCGTCCTGCAGTGGACCGAGGCCACCGACGAGCACGTGCGCAGCTACGTCAACGGCATTCCGACCGGCTCGGGCGGGACGCACGAAAACGGGCTCCGCGCGGGCATCGGCAAGGCCGTCCGGAACTTCATCGAGACGCACAACCTGTCGCCCAAGGGCGTCACGCTGTCGGCCGACGACATCCGCGAGGGGCTCGTGGGCGTCCTGAGCCTGTTCGTCGCCGAGCCGCAGTTCCAGGGGCAGACGAAGGACCGGCTGAACAACCCGGAGGTGCTCTCACTCGTCGACTCGCTGGTGCGGCCCGCGCTCGAGCACTGGCTGAATCACAACATCTCGGTGGCCGAGGCCATCGTCGCCCGGATCATCCTGGCGGCCCGGGCACGGGAAGCGAGCCGGGCCGCGCAGCAGGACGTCGTGCGGAAGACCGCCACGTCGAACCGCCTGAACCTGCCGGGCAAGCTGAGCGACTGCACGTCACCGGGGGCGCACGACAGCGAGCTGTTCGTGGTCGAAGGCGATTCGGCCGGGGGGTCGGCCAAGCAGGGGCGGGACCGCACGCGCCAGGCGATCCTGCCGCTGCGTGGCAAGGTGCTCAACACCGAGAGCGCGTCGCTCGCGCGCGTGCTCGAGAACAAGGAGCTGACCGACCTCGTCACGGCGCTCGGCTGCGGCCTCGGCAAGACCTTCGACCTCGCGCGACTGCGGTACGGCCGGGTCATCATCCTCGCCGATGCCGACTCCGACGGTCATCACATCGCGACGCTCCTCCTCACCTTCATCTACCGGCACCTCCCTCAGCTCATCACCGCGGGCAAGGTCTTTGTCGCGCAGCCGCCGCTCTACCGTATCGACGCCGGCAAGGACACCTACTGGGCGCTCGACGAAGCGCACAAGGCCGACATCCTCGCCCGGGTGTCGGGCCGGGCACGACCCGAGATCACCCGGTTCAAGGGCCTTGGCGAGATGATGCCGAAGGTGCTCTGGGAGACGACGTTGAACCCGAAAACGCGGCGCCTGCTGCGCGTCGACGTGGTCGACCCGATCGTCACCGACCGGGTCATCAACGAGCTGATGGGCAAGGACGCCTCTGCCCGTTTCCGCTTCATCATGGAACGGGCCGAGGACGCGCGCGAGCTCGACGTCTGA
- a CDS encoding glutamine synthetase III produces MGSAASRDAINAVLHWNRTARPVGDAPSRATDTFGSLAFNEAIQKARLPKDVFRALRLTVTRGQPLEESVADTIATAMKDWAVEHGATHYTHWFQPMTGITAEKHDSFLVPTHDGKAVAEFNGRELIKGEPDASSFPSGGMRSTFEARGYTAWDPTSPPWLLRSANGTTLVIPSAFVSWTGDALDKKTPLLRSIEALSHQAVRVLRLFGSTAERVHTTCGPEQEYFLVDRHFYFARPDLINAGRTLFGARPPKGQEMEDQYFGAIPDRVLACMMEVENELYKCGVPVKTRHNEVAPGQYEVAPIFENANVATDHQMMTMETLRRVAPRYGLACLMHEKPFAGVNGSGKHLNWSLSDEFGYNLLNPGDTPHENLQFLVFCAAVLRAVNRFQGLLRAAIASAGNDHRLGANEAPPAIMSIFLGDMLTDIFEQIENGGAKSTRQGGLLETGVSVLPKLTRDAGDRNRTSPFAFTGNKFEFRAVSSNQNVAFPTIALNVAVTEALDHIATTLESDLAKGTTLAEAVGSLLAQLTAENKRIVFNGNGYSAEWQREAEQRGLLNLRNTVDALPQLVQPEVIATFEKYRVLNARELRARYDVNLEAYSKTINVEAQLMVLMANRYILPAALDYQRAVAENVAAVKQAGLSATGGLKTLEGLSGLVDAFRVRTDALAELLEHANGGAPEDHARYFRDKVIPAMNALRETGDRLEIVVPSDRWPLPTYREMLFIK; encoded by the coding sequence ATGGGTTCCGCTGCTTCTCGTGACGCGATCAACGCCGTACTCCACTGGAACCGCACGGCCCGGCCCGTCGGTGATGCGCCGTCGCGGGCCACCGACACCTTCGGTTCGCTGGCGTTCAACGAGGCCATCCAGAAGGCCCGGCTGCCGAAGGACGTCTTCCGGGCCTTGCGCCTGACGGTGACCCGCGGGCAGCCGCTCGAGGAGTCGGTGGCCGACACGATCGCCACGGCGATGAAGGACTGGGCCGTCGAGCACGGCGCCACGCACTACACCCACTGGTTCCAGCCCATGACGGGCATCACGGCCGAGAAGCACGACTCCTTCCTCGTTCCGACGCACGACGGCAAGGCGGTGGCGGAGTTCAACGGCCGGGAGCTCATCAAGGGCGAACCGGACGCCTCGAGCTTTCCGTCTGGCGGCATGCGCTCGACCTTCGAGGCCCGCGGCTACACGGCGTGGGACCCCACGAGCCCGCCCTGGCTCCTCCGCAGTGCGAACGGCACGACCCTCGTCATCCCGAGCGCGTTCGTGAGCTGGACCGGCGATGCCCTCGACAAGAAGACCCCGCTGCTCCGCTCGATCGAAGCGCTGTCGCACCAGGCCGTCCGCGTCCTGCGGCTGTTCGGGTCGACGGCCGAGCGCGTGCACACGACCTGCGGTCCCGAGCAGGAGTACTTTCTCGTCGATCGCCACTTCTACTTCGCGCGCCCGGATCTCATCAACGCCGGGCGGACCCTGTTCGGGGCGCGGCCGCCCAAGGGGCAGGAGATGGAAGACCAGTACTTCGGCGCCATCCCCGACCGGGTGCTGGCCTGCATGATGGAGGTCGAAAACGAGCTCTACAAGTGCGGCGTGCCGGTGAAGACGCGCCACAACGAGGTCGCGCCGGGTCAGTACGAGGTCGCGCCGATCTTCGAGAACGCGAACGTGGCGACCGACCACCAGATGATGACCATGGAGACGCTGCGGCGCGTGGCGCCGCGGTACGGGCTCGCCTGCCTGATGCACGAGAAGCCCTTCGCGGGCGTCAACGGCTCGGGCAAGCACCTCAACTGGAGCCTCTCGGACGAGTTCGGCTACAACCTGCTCAACCCCGGCGACACGCCGCACGAGAACCTCCAGTTCCTCGTCTTCTGCGCTGCCGTGCTGCGGGCGGTCAACCGGTTCCAGGGGCTGCTGCGCGCCGCCATCGCCAGCGCCGGCAACGACCACCGGCTAGGAGCGAACGAGGCGCCGCCGGCCATCATGTCGATCTTCCTCGGCGACATGCTGACCGACATCTTCGAGCAGATCGAGAACGGCGGCGCGAAGAGCACCCGCCAGGGTGGCCTGCTCGAGACCGGCGTCTCGGTGCTGCCGAAGCTCACGCGCGATGCCGGCGATCGCAACCGCACCAGTCCCTTCGCCTTCACGGGGAACAAGTTCGAGTTCCGTGCGGTCTCGTCCAATCAGAACGTCGCCTTTCCCACCATCGCGCTCAACGTCGCCGTCACCGAAGCGCTCGACCACATCGCCACGACCCTCGAGAGCGATCTCGCCAAGGGGACCACGCTCGCCGAGGCCGTCGGCTCACTGCTCGCGCAGCTCACCGCCGAGAACAAGCGCATCGTCTTCAACGGCAACGGCTACTCCGCGGAGTGGCAGCGCGAGGCCGAGCAGCGAGGCCTGCTCAACCTCCGGAACACGGTCGACGCGTTGCCGCAGCTCGTGCAGCCAGAGGTCATCGCCACGTTCGAGAAGTACCGCGTGCTCAACGCCAGGGAGCTCCGGGCCCGGTACGACGTCAACCTCGAGGCGTACTCCAAGACCATCAACGTCGAGGCGCAGCTGATGGTCCTCATGGCGAACCGCTACATCCTGCCGGCCGCCCTCGACTACCAGCGGGCGGTGGCCGAGAACGTCGCGGCGGTCAAGCAGGCGGGCCTCTCCGCGACGGGCGGGCTGAAGACGCTCGAGGGCCTGTCGGGCCTCGTCGATGCGTTCCGCGTTCGGACCGACGCTCTCGCGGAGCTGCTCGAGCACGCCAACGGGGGAGCGCCGGAGGACCACGCGCGCTACTTTCGCGACAAGGTCATCCCGGCGATGAACGCCCTGCGCGAGACGGGCGACCGCCTGGAGATCGTCGTGCCTTCAGACCGGTGGCCCCTTCCGACGTACCGCGAGATGCTCTTCATCAAGTGA